ACTCATTCCGTGGGCGAATTGGTTTCAGCATGACGCCGCGGCGGGACAGGATCATCGCCGCCCGGGACGAACGGGTTGCAGCGCATGATGCGCCACAAGCCCAGGCCCAGCCCCCGCACGACCCCGTGTACCTGGAGGGCCTGGATCATGTACTCCGAGCAGGTGGGACGAAAGCGGCATACGCCCGGGAGGAGGCGCGAGCAACGCTGGTAGAGGCGGATCAGCCCGATCAGCGCCTGGCACAACATCGCTCATCCCCCGCCCTCGGCGGCCGCCGGCTGACCCCACACGCGCGCCCGGCCCAGCAACTCACGTACTTCGGCAACCAGGTCCCAGTAGCTCGCCTTTAGGGCTTCGACCGAGGCGATCAGAATGATGTCTGGGTGGCCCGTCAGCCCATGGTCCCGTAGCAGGTTGCGCAGCGCCTCGCGCAGCCGTCGCCGCAGGCAGTTGCGCCGCACCGCCTGCTTGGCGACCTTGCGGCTCACCACATAGGCCACGCGGAGGCCCGGCTCAATCGGTCCGGACAGCACGATGGCGGTAACGAACTTGCCGCGGAAGCGCCTGCCCTGACGGTAGATGCGGTCGAAATCACTCCGGCGGCGCAATGCCTCTGCCTTGATCCGACGACTGCCGGCGACTCCCGTGGGTAAGGTGGTCACAGGCCTCCCGGGTGGCTAGACAACGGCCAGGCGAACGCGGCCCTTGGCGCGGCGGCGGGCGATGGTGCGGCGCCCGCTCTTGGTGGCCATGCGAGCCATGAACCCCATCTTGCGCAGCCGGGGCCGTCGCTTCGGTTGGTAAGTCCTCTTCATGCCAACTTCACCCTCATCGCACCACGGGGCGTGAACCCGAGCCTCGCCCCCCACTCATCGAGCAGGCGAGCCGCGCTCCACGTCTCCCGCGTGCGCAAAGTATGCCCTGCAGAAGCGAAAAGTGCGCCCTAGGTCCCGCGCCTGCGGGCCGGCCGCGTGACAAGTAGTATAGCACAAACGCGCAAATCGCCGCAACCCGCAGCTTGAAGGAAGGAGGAGAGTCGCCGGGTCCGAGGAAGGAAACAGCGGTCGTGCAGCGGAAGAAAGCATGGCGCGGCTTGGTTTGACAACCCGCGCGGGGCTTTGCTATAATGCGGTCGTTCGGCGGGGGCCGAGGACTGGTGCCTGCGACCTCGGCACTCGTGTCGCTGCCGACGACGATCCCGATGGCTCCTCACATCGAGGGAGGGCTTGTACGGCATGGACAAGAAGCGCATTCTGGTTGTGGATGACGAACGGCATATCGTCCGGCTCGTGCAGGTGAACCTCGAACGAGCCGGCTACGAGGTCCTCACTGCCTTCGATGGTGTCGAGGCGCTTGAGAAGGTCAAGAACGAGATGCCGGACATGGTGGTCCTGGATGTCATGATGCCGCGCATGGACGGCTTCGAGGTCCTCAAGAACCTCCAATCCGACCCGCGGTTCCAGAACATCCCGGTCATCATGCTCACGGCCAAGGCCCAGGACGCGGACATCTTCAAGGGATGGGCCTCCGGCGTCAGTTCGTACCTGACCAAGCCCTTCAACCCGCGCGAGTTGCTCGTCTTCGTTGAGCGCATCTTCCAGAGCATGGACGAGCCGCCGACGGATGACGAGAGCGTCTGGGAGGTCTAGCTCCCACGGCATGTCAACCCGGCCCGGGTCCCGCCTAGCGGGATCCGGGCTTCTGATTCTGGCAGGCCCATGACCCTATTCGACCTGGGGGAGTTCGGCTTCATCGAGCAGCTGCGGCAGATGGCCTCCGGGGCCGCGCCGGGACTGGCCGTCGCCATTGGTGACGACTGCGCCATCATCGAGGTCGGCGACGACCGCCTGGCAGTGACCACGGACGCGATGGTCGAGGGGCGGCACTTCCGCCTCGACTGGCTAACCGCGCGCGAGGTCGGTGCGCGGGCCATGGCCGCCGCCCTGAGTGACGTGGTGGCCATGGGCGCCGCGCCCCAGTACAGCTTCGTCTCGCTGGGGCTGTCGCCCGACTGGCCGGCAGAGCGCGCCCTGGAGCTGGCGCGGGGCCTGGTCGAGCAAGCCGAGGCCCATGGCGCCGGCCTGGCCGGCGGAGACACCGTGGCGGCCGACCAGGCCTTCGTGGATGTCGTCGCCATCGGCCGGTGCCGCGAACACCTCTGGCTGCGCTCGGGGGCGCAAGCGGGCGACGGGCTGTACGTGACGGGGGCGCTGGGTGGCCCGGCGGCAGCGGTGGCCGCCCGGTTGGCCGGTCTGGAGCCGGGCGCCTGTTGGGAGCGGTATGCGCACCCGCAGCCCCGGGTCCGCGAAGCCGCGCAACTGGAGCCGCTGGGTCTGGTCCACGGGGCCATGGACATCAGCGACGGGCTCGTGCAGGACGCCGGGCATCTGTGCGAGCAAAGCGGGGTGGGGATCATCATCCGGGCGGCGCAGGTGCCGGTGCATGCTGGCGTGGCGCAGATCGCTGAGCGGCTCAGGCACGACCCGTTGCAGTATGCGCTCAGCGGTGGGGAGGAGTTCGAGTTGCTGTTCACCGCGCCGCCCGGGGCGCTGGCAGAACTGCAAGCCGCCGTCGCGATCCCCGTGCACCAGATCGGGGAAGTCGTCGCCGGCGGCAGTGTCCTCGTGTTGGACGAGACAGGGGGCGAAGTCAGCCTCCCCTCAACGGGCTGGGACCACTTCCGACAGCGAACGGAGTAGCCCCGCCGTATCCCCTCAGACCATCACCGCATCCGCGATGATCATCCTCAGGCCAGGCCGGATGGCGAAGCTGTCGCGCACCGCGTGCAGGTCCGCGCGCAGCGGCTCGATCTCCTCCTCCGGCAACACTACCATCACGACCGAGTTGAGGCCGGGCCATACCGGCGTCCCGTCACGCATGCCCGTCTCGCCCGAGCCCTGGCAATCCGTCCAGCGCGTGTAGTGCTTGAGGCCCCGGTTACTCAGCACTTCCATGACATCGGGCTCGACGCCCTGATCGCACACAATGAGGAGCAGCTTGGTCTTGGTGTCCTCCACTAGGAGTCCCCTCCCTTCGGACGACCGTGCTTATCGAAGGCCTGCTCCGCGCCGCTCCACTTGCTGATCAGCCGGGACGCGCCGGTGGAGAAGAACGTCCCGATGGAGTCCCAGATGCAGTACGAGGCGGGCACGATGATGAGCGACAGGACGGTCGCCACCAGCAGGCCGAAGATCACCACGACGGCCATCGGCGAGCGCCACTCGGAGCCCTCGTTCATGGCGACCGCGGTCGGGACCATGGCCGTCACACAGGCCATGGTGGTCATGAGTACCGGCTGCATGCGGTGGGGGCCCGCGGTCAGCAGGGCCTCCGTACGCGACATGCCTCGTTTGCGCATGGTGTTGGTGTAGTCCACCACCAGGATCGCGTTCTTGCCCACGATACCCATGAGCATGATGAGGCCGATGATCGCCACCACGCTGATGTTCATGTGGCACAGGTACAGCCCCAGGAAGGCGCCGACCAGGGCCATGGGCAGCGTCAGCATGATGTTGAGCGGCTCGAGGATGCTGTTGTACAGAGCGGCCGTTACCAGGTAGATCAGGATCACCGCCAGGAGCATGGCCTGACCCATGTAGCCAAAGCTCTCCTGCATCATCTGGATCTCGCCGGTCCAGTCGAAGGTCACGCCGGGGACCTGGATCTTGTCAGCGAGGCCCTGCACGATCTTCTGGGCCTGGCCGCCCGGCAGGTCGGAGGCCAGCGAGGCGCTCAGCGTGACCTTGCGCTGGCGGTTGTAGCGCTCGATGCGGCTGGGGCCCGAGGACATCTGGATGTCTGCGACATCGCGCAGCCGCACCGGTTGGCCGGTTGCGCTCCGGCCCACGAACAGGTTGCCGACATCGGTGACGTTCGACCGATCCAGCTCGCGGAACTCGACGCGAATGTCGTACTCGTCCCCGGACTCGCGGTACTTGCTGCTCGTATCCCCGGCGAAGGCCGTGCGGACCGCACCGGCGACCTGCTGGACGGTCAGGCCCTGGTCGGCGGCGCGCAGGCGGTCAATGGTCGCGTGCACCTCGGGTCGGCCCGCCTTGCTCGACAGCTCCACATAGTGGAAGCCCTTCTCCTGGGCCAGGTCGCGCTGCAATCGCGCCGCCGCCCGGTCGCGCGCCTCGACGTCGTCGCCCAGGATGTTCAGCTCAATGGCGTTGCCCGACGGCCCGCCGTCGCTGGCGCCTGCGGTGACCTTGATCGTGGCCGAAGGGATCCTCGCCAGTGCCGTTCGCAGGTCAGTAGCCAACCCCTCGTCCGAGCGCTGCTTCTGCCTGACGCGCTCCTTGCGGCCGGTCATGGTGATATCCACGCTGGCGAAGCGGCTGCCTACGTCACCCACGCCCAACATGCTGCCGGCGCCCGAGCCGACGGTGGCCTGGATATCCGTGACCTCCGGGTACTTCTGCTTGTCCTCCAGCAGCGTCTCGATCTGGCGGGTGATGCGGTCGGTCTCCTCGATGCGCGTCCCCACCGCCGTCTCGATACTGATGGCTACGCGCCCCTCATCACTGCGCGGGAAGAACTCAAACCCCAGGCGCGGCCCGACGCCCATCAGAATCAGGGCCAGCGCCGCGAACCCGACGCCGACGGTGATGTACGGGTGGGCGACCGCCCGCTTGAGCAGCCACACGTAGGCGTGTTCGAGCCGCAGATAGGCCGCGTCGAAGAGCCCAAAGAAGCGCGTCAGCAGCCCCAGACGATGCCCCACGCGACGATCCGTGCGCTGGTACCACCACGAGGCCAACATGGGAGTCAGCGTGAAGGCGATCAGCAGCGAGAAGATCGTGCAGGTGAAGACCGTGATGCCGAAGGGGAAGAAGAACCGGCCGACGATGCCGCCCATCATGGCGACCGGGATATATACCACGACGTCCACGGCCGTCAGGGCCACCGCCGCCGCGCCGATCTCGGTGCGGCCGTTGTAGGCCGCGATCGCGGGCTGCTCCCCCATCTGCAGGTGACGGTCTATGTTCTCCAGCACCACAATCGAGTCGTCCACCAGGATACCGACCGACAGGGCTAACCCCAGCATGACGATCATGTTGAGTGTGAAGCCGAAGCCCATGCCGATGGGCAGGAACGTTGCGATCAGACAGGTGGGGATCGCCAGCGCCACGATGATGGTGCCGCGGAAGTTGTGCAGGAACAGGAAGACGACGATGGCCGCCAGCAACGCACCCCACATGAGCGAGTCGCGCACGTCATAGATGGCTTCCCGGACGCGCTTGGAGGCATCGTAGGCGATGACGGCCTTCAGGTCGCGGGACATCGTGCCAGACTTCTGCTCCGTGCCCAGCAGGAACTCCAGCTTCTTCTTCACGCCATCCACGACCGACACGGTGTTGGCGTCCGACTGCTTCAGGACGCTGATGGCCACGGCGGCCTTCCCGTTCGTGCGGGCGAGAGAGCTGGGTTCCTCGACCGTGTCGAGGACCGTCGCCAGGTCGCTGAGCGGCACGCTGCCTCGCGCGGTGTTGAGGCGCAGGTTGCGGATCTCGTCCATGCTCTTGAACTGGCCGAGAGCCCGTACGGAGTAGTCGCGAACGCCCTCCTTGATGTTGCCGGCCGGCACGTCGAGGTTCTGGGCCACGATCTGCTGGGCCAGTTCGGAGATGGACAACTGGGCCGCGTCGAGGCGCTCGCGGTCGGCGAGGATCTGGATCTCGCGCACTTCGCCACCCGAGACCGCCACCGACGCGACGCCCGGCACCTGGCCCAGTACCGGCTTGATCGAGTCCTCCACAAGCTTGCGCAAGTCGCGCGGCGGGCGCGAGCCGGTGATGCCGATGGTGACGACGGGCATGGAACCGATGTCCAGCTTGTAGATGGACGGCGGCTCGACATCATCAGGGAACTCGGCCTTGGCGCGGTCCAGTGCGTCGCGCACGTCTGCTGCCGCGACATCCGTGTCGGTACCGTAGCGGAAGCGGATCGTCGTCGAGCCCAGGTTCTCCTGGCACTGCGAGACGACACGGTCCACGCCATTGATGACGCTGACCTGGTCCTCGAGCGGGCGCACGATGCGCTGCTCGATCTCCTCGGGGTTGGCGCCCGGGTAGGGCACCGTCACCGAGACGATGGGGAAGTCCACTTTGGGGTCCAGGTCCCAGGGCATGCGCGACAGCGACACCAGGCCCATGATGACCAGGGCCAGGATGAACATGGAGATGGTCACGCGTCGGTTGATCGCGAACTTAGTGAGCCACATAGAGCCGCGAGGCCCCTTCTATCCGGAATGGATCGGATGCGTACTACTGCCCCGGCGCTGCCGCCGGCGCCCCCGTTGCCGCCGCGTCGTCCGCCTCGGTGCGCTTCTGCGGCTTCACCAGCTCGCCGTCGGCCAGCAGGTTCTGGCCACCCACCACGAGCACATCGCCGCTGCGGACGCCCCGCGTGATCTCGACCACCGAGTCCACCGATGCTCCCAGCGACACCTTCCGCACCTTGATGCGGCCATCCACCACTGCGTACACGACCCGCTTCTCGCCCTGCTCGACGAGGGCGTCGCGGGGCACCAGCACGGCGCTGGGGTTCGTGCCGGTCACGATGTCAATGCGGGCGAACATGCCGGCCCGGAGCAGTTGCTGGCCGTTGGGGACTTCCACCCGCACGATGTAGATGCGCTGGCCCTGCCTGGCCTGGGGCGCGATGTCGGCGATCGTGCCGACGAACTGGCGGCCTGCCAGCGCGTCAATGGTCACCTTCGCCTGTTGTCCGACCCGCATCTGTGCCATCTGCAGCTCGGAGGCCTCGCAGTTGACGCGCACCGGGTTCAGGTCCACGATGCGGATCAGGGCATCTCCGGGGGAGGCGGCCTCGCCCGGCTCCACGTTGCGTGCCGCCACCGTGCCTGATATGGGGGCGTAGATGACGTGCTTGGCCACCTGCGTCTGCCCGGCGCGCCGTGCCGCGGCCGCCTGCCCCGCCGACGCCCGCGCGGCCTTGACCTCCTCCTCGGTGGCTGTGACCTGCGCGCGCTGCGACCGTGCCAATCGCACAGTCTCCTCGGCCTGATCCACGGCGACCTCGGCGGCACGCACGTCGCGCTCGGCTACATCTATCTGTGCGCGCTGGCTCTGGGCCTGGGTGAGGGCCTGCTGGGACAACGATACCCGCAGTTCGGCGAGCCGCACCTGCTCGGTGCGGGCGCCCTCCTTGGCGAGATCGAGAGCCTGCTCGGCCACGCGCTGGTTGGCCACCGCCATCTCGTACTCCACCTGCGCCGTATCCAGTTGGGCCTGGGCGATGGCGCCACCCTTGACCAGAGTCTGGCTACGGTCGAGGCTGAGCTTCGCCAGTCGCACCGCTGACTTCGCCTGGTCCACGCGGGCCTGCGCCTGGGCGATCTCCTGGCTGCGCGTTCCGGCCTTGACATCGGCCAACTGCGACTGCCACTGCTTGACGCCGATCTGGGCCTCGGCGATGGTCTCCTCGACACGTGTGCGGGTGTAGTCGGCCGTGATCTTGGCCTGACGCAGGCGGTTGCGCGCCTGTTCCATGCTCTGCTCGGCCTGCCGCACGGCGATGGCCGTCTGTTCCCGGGTGAGCTTCAGGCCGACGCGCGACTGCCCATAGCGGGCCTGGGCCGCGCGTTCGGCGGCGGCGCTCTGCTGCACGCCGGCGCTGGCCAACTGCGTGTCCAGGCGCACCAGGGCCTGTCCGCGGGTCACGTGGTCGCCCACATCCACCCCCACCCACGCCACGTTGCCCGACAGCTCCGGCGCGACATCCACTTCGTGCCGTGCTTCCACCGTGCCCGTCAGGTGCTCGGCCTGCTCGATGGCGCCCAGTTCCGCGGCGCCGACGAATACGGGGGTGGCCTGCTCCCCAGTGGCCTCCTCCGCCGCCTTGCCGGCCTGCCGGCGTGCGCAGCCGCCCAGCAGCACACTCAGAGCGAGTACCACAGCGATTCCCTGCCAGCAGAGATTGCGGGATCTCATGAACCAGACTCCTCCGTCAGATCCGCCAAGCCCAGTGCCGCGCGTAGCGACGCCGTGGCCACCTGCAGACTGTATCGAGCATTCACGACTTGCGTCTGGGCCGACGCCAGGGCGGTCTGCGCGTCCAGCACTTCCACCCCGAGGCCGACGCCGCTGGTGAAGCGCACCTGGGCGATGCGCAGTTGCTCCCGGGCCTCCGTCTCGCCCTGTTCGGCAACGGTGAGAGCCTCGCGCGCGTCGTCCACATTGAGCGCCGCCTGCGTCACTTGCAGGGCGATCTGCTGCTGGGCCTGCTCCAGGTTCAGCCGGGCGATCTCCACGTCCGTCTGGGCCTGCCGGATCTTCGCTCCCTTTTCCCCGCCCTCGTAGATCGGGACAGACAGGGCCGCGGTGACGCTCCAGCCGAGGCCGCCGTCGTGGTAGTCATAGCCCGAGTTCGTGGTCGCACCCACGAGCGAGCCCACCGGGTCATACGCCGCGCGGGTCACGCGCACGAGTGCCTGGCGCGCCCGCACGAGCGCTTCCAGAGACCCGATCTCGGGGCGGGCCTCCAGGGCCCGGGCGATCAGTGCGTGCCGGTCGCCCTCGGGCAGCGCGGGCGGGACGCCCTCCTCCACCACGATCTCCGTGCTCTGGGGGGCCAGTAGTAGTTCCGCGAGCGCCGCCTTGGCCTGCGCGACGGCCGTGCGCGCGTGGATGACATCCCCACGCGCCGTGGCGACCTGGGTCTCGGCCTGGACGACCTCGAACCGAGGGGCCGTGCCGACGCCGAACATGGCCCGGGCGATGCGGAGGTGCTCCGCCACTGCCGTGAGGCGCTGCTGGGCCACGACCTCAAGCTGCTGGGTGCGCAGGACGCCATAGACCGCCTGGCGCGCGCTCAGGGCCGTCTGCAGCCGTGTCTGGCGTACATTGCTCTGGGCCGCCTCGACCGCCGCACGTGCGGCCCGGCGGGCGTCGGCGTCCTGGCCACTGAGATAGACAGGCAGCGTGGCCTGGACCGCCTCCTCATGCACACGCGTCGGCGCCAGCGTGATGCTGCCTCCCCCCATCTCCTCGGGCAGCGTCAGGCTGCCGCCTGGTTCCTTGCGCACATAGCTGGCTGTCCCGGTGACGCGGGGATTCGACATCGCCTTGACTTCCAGCAGCTTGCCCTGCGCGGCCTGTACCTGCTGGTCATTGATCGCCAGTTGCGTAGACCGTGCGACCGCCAGACCCGCTGCCGTGTCCGGAGTCAGCCGCAGCGGGCTGGACAGGTCAGGCAGGCGCTGCGCCTGCGGCCGGGGTGCCGGTTGCGGTGTCTCGGCGGCCGGCTGAGCCACCGCTGCGGCCGCAAGCAGGATGCCGAGCAGACAGACGTGACCACTTCTCATGACGGCCCCCCCTCCTCCGGGGTGTTGGCGCCGTGATGCTCGTATTCCAGCAGCACGGTCTGGAGGCTCTGCTGGGCCTCCTGCAGCTTCTCGAATCTGACGAACGATACGCCCGTCTCATCCGGGTGCACCAGTACGAGCAGTTTGTCTCCGGGCTTGATCCCCAGGCGCTCCCGGACCTCCGCCGGGATGACGACCTGCCCCCGCTCGCCCACGGTTGAAGCCCCCATGAACAGCTTCGCCAAGTCATGCCCGGGCATCCAGCGTCATCTCCATGTATATACGATTTACATGATTTGCACTCTTTGCATGACATGCTACTTCAGTCACGACTGTCCTGTCAATCGTGCGCCCGGCCAGTTCGCAGGTCAGGGGCCGTACTCCTGCCTGCAGGGATCGGAAGAACTGCGGCGAAACCTCGGTCATTCCGGTACAGGAGCAGCGCTATGGACCCAGCCCTACTGCAGCGGACGACGGCACGGCACCTCGATGAGGTCATCGCCTTGCGCCGGGATCTGCACCAGCACCCAGAGCTGAGTGGCGCCGAGGAGCGGACCGCCCGTGTGGTGGCCGAGCGGCTGCGACAGGCGGGCCTGGACGTGCGCACCGGCGTGGGTGGGCATGGTGTCGTCGCCACACTGGGCGAGGGACGGCCCTGCTTCTTGCTCCGGGCGGATATGGATGCTCTGCCCCTGCAGGAGGACACCGGGCTCCCCTGGAGCTCGACATGCCCCGGCGTGGCACATGCCTGCGGGCACGACTTCCACACTGCGTGGCTGGTCGGCGCCGCGCTCGTCCTCAGAGATATAGGCCTGCCCCGGGGCTGCGTCAAGTTTGTGTTCCAGCCCGCGGAGGAGGCGATTGCCGGGGCGGCGCCGATGATCGAGCAGGGCATCCTGGAGGAACCCCCGGTGGACGCCGTGTGCGGGGCGCACACCGGGCCGGATCTGAAGGTGGGGCAGATCGCCCTGCGTCCGGGGCCCAATCTCGCGGCCGCCGACCGCTTCACCATCACCATCACCGGTGTCGGAGCCCACGGTGCGCATCCCAACTGCGCGCGCGATCCCATCCCTGTCGCTGCCGAGATCATCCTGGCGCTGCAGACGCTTGTGGCTCGTCGGCTCAACCCGCTCAACGCCGCCGTCGTCAGCGTGTGCCGCATGAGTGCGGGCTCAGCCTTCAACATCATCCCGGACACGGCCATGCTCGAAGGCACCGTGCGGACCCTGGTGCCGGGCGACCGGGACATGATCGAGGAGGCCATGGGGCAACTGGTGGAGAGCCTCGCGGCGGCCCACGGCTGCACCGGCAAGCTGGACTACGCCCGGGGCGTGCCGGCCACAATCACCGATCCCGACGTGACCGACCTGGCGCGGCGGGCCCTGCTTCGGGTCATGTCCGCCGAGCAGGTCAAGCTGCAAGAGCAGGTATCCATGGGGGCCGAGGACTTCTCGCTGTTCCTGGAGCGTTGCCCCGGGGCACTGCTATCCGTCGGCTGCACCGCCCCGGGGACTGAAGACGTCAAGTCGCTGCACCAGCCGGGATTCGCCGGCGACGACGGCTGCCTGCAACCGGCCATGATCGCGCTGTCCGCCACTGCGCTGGAGTACCTGTCCCAGGAGTGAAAGGCCGGAACGCGCCCTGGGCCGGCGGCGTCATAGAGGGAAACGCCCCGCCACAGGTGGCCTGCAATGCGCGCCTGCCCGTCCCGGTTGCATGGCTTCACGCTGATCGAGTTGCTGGTGGTCATCGCGATCATCGCCATCCTCGCCTCGATCCTCTTCCCGGTCTTCGCGCGTGCCCGCGAACAGGCCCGCAAGTCGGCCTGTAACAGCAATGTGCGCCAGATCACCCTGGCGCTGCTGTCGTACGCACAGGACTACGACGAGACTTTCTGCCCGTTCAGCCAGGGCAACGGCTACCAGGGGAGCCTGGGCTACGGTGGGGGAGACGGCCCGCGCTGGGCCGACGTGGTCATGCCCTACGTCAAGAACTCGCAGATCTTCAACTGCCCCAGCGACCAGACGCGCATGGCCATCTATGCGGGTGGGTCCTACTTCGACATTAAGAACTACACTTACGGCTACGTCTCGCCGTCCAGCGGGGCGGCCGACTACGGTGTCGCCAGCCGCAACCTGGCCGAGATCCCGGACCCGTGTAAGACGATCGTGGTAGTGGATGACGGGCGGGGCGAGGACACTGGCGACACGGAGTACCTCGGGCGGGTCATCCCGTCCCCCTCCGATGACCTGGCGTCCCTGGGCTCGCGGGTGCAAGGCATGCGGCACACCGGAGCCTCGGCAAGCAACCTCGCGGGGCAGGCGTTCAACGCCGGCTATGTGGATGGCCATGCCAAGTTCGTGCGGCTGACAGACACCTTCATGAGCCAGTGGACGCTGGCCGAGGACTGACTACAGCACAACCGGAACCACCACGTGCACGTCGGCCTGCAGCGGGGCACTGCCCCGGCCGGCATGCCATGTGTCCTCATCCCCCACGTAGAGCTTCACGTGCCGCCGCAGTCCTCCCTGCTCGTCCAGCAGCGCCCCCGCCAGGTCGGGATGCTCCTGGCGCAACGCCGCCAGGAGATCGGCCACCGTCGTCCCGTCCACCTCCACGCGCACCCGGGGCCGGTTCCGTGCCAGCGGCCGCAGCGGCGCCGGTAGATGCACTGTCACTCGCATGGGAGGATCTTCTCCATCTGGTACCCCAGGCCCGTGCCGCGCAGGCTGTCCGTCCGGGCCCGGCCGCTCTGGAGCCGGAAGATGTCGCCATGGACCCGCTTCTCCGCCTCGCTGGTGGCGTCGGGGAAGAACTGGCGGCTGTTGGCTTCCACACCCATGATGGTGTACAGCCGTGCGCCCAGACCCACCGAATGGAACAGCGACAGGCCGGGGTTGGTCAGGTCCTGCACGCTGTACGCGATGCCCTCCTCCTTCGCCCGCGAGGCGAAGAGGATGTCGGACGACTGGCCCTTGCAGCTCTTGAGCGCCACGCCCGACCAGCCCAACTCCATGGCCAGATCGAAGCTGTCGAGGTCGGTGAGGCTCTCATCCACGATGACAGGCTTGAGGGCCGCGATCTTCCGCATGTCGTGGCGGTTGGCCGTCAGGTCGCGTTCGGTGGGCTGCTCGATGTACAGGATGCGGTCGTGGCAGTCCTGCGACTTCGCGCGGATACGCTCGAGGTACTCGATGATGTAGTCGGGGCTCTCACACTGCTCGTTGGTGTCGGCGGTCAGATGCATGGCCTGCGGGCTTCCCAGCCCGCGAAGGCCGATCTCATACACAGCCATCGTCCGGTCCACATCCCAGTCCAGGTCCGTCCCGCGCAGCTTCACTTTCAGGCAGTACACGCCCTCGAACTCGATCCACTCCTCCAGGCAATTCGGCCGCCCGTCCTGCGGGTCGCTGTCATCCACCTCGCCTCGGGTCAGCTTGTCGAGCCCGCCCACCAGATGGAAGATGGGGATCTCCGGCAGGTACTGGGGGCGGATGTAGTCGGCGGCGTACTTGCCGGCATACCTCGGCCCCAGGTACCGCGACAGGTCGCTCATGAAGTCGCGCCCGTAGCCATCGTAGGTGTCAATGCCGTTGACGTTGCCGAAGGCATCGTGCAGGGCCGCATCCACCGGCGAGGCGCACACGAGGGCGCCCAGGAAGGGCTGTTGGAGCGCGGGCTTTCCAGCCCGCGCCTCGTGCGGCGGGCTGGAAAGCCCGCGCTCCGCGCACACCTCCACATTGATCCGCCGCAGGTCGTCCTCCAGCGCCAGGAAGATGTCCACGGGGTGCCCTGGCTCGCCGTACGAGGTCGCCAGCTTGATGTAGCGCTCGGTGACTTCCTTCATGGCCGCAGCCTTCACGTCGTGCGACAGCTCCGGCGTAGGCCAGCCCCAGAAGTCCATGAGGAAGATGGCGCCCCAGCCGCTGGCCGTCTGGCCGCGCCCGTTCTCGACAATGGCCTCCACGCGGCAGAAGTCCACGCCGTCCACGACGACGGCCCCGAACTTCAACGGCGTCCGCGCCTGCTCGAAGGTATAGTGGGGGATGAGTTCTCTGATGCGAATGTCTGATTGCATGTCCGCCTCCAGTAGGGGGGCGGTTCGACGTGAGGCAGGGGCGGTCCTGCTCCGGGTACATGGCGGCCCCTTCAGGGCGCGCGGTGTTGCGGGACGCCGCCTGCCGTGGGCTGCCGCCCACGGCTACGCACGATGGCCCGCTTCGCGGGCTGAATACGGCCGCCCCCTCGGTGGTCTGCTGGCCGTTGCCGTCTGCGCCGAAGGCGCCATTGTGCGTAGGCGGGGGCGGAAGCCCCCGCGAAGCTTGCCCTCCGCCCCCTCCCGCGCGGCCCCCGCGGGGAATCAGAGCCCCCCCACCCCGGAACTCGCCGGCAGGTACAGCGTGAATGCCAGGTC
The sequence above is a segment of the bacterium genome. Coding sequences within it:
- a CDS encoding efflux RND transporter permease subunit, yielding MWLTKFAINRRVTISMFILALVIMGLVSLSRMPWDLDPKVDFPIVSVTVPYPGANPEEIEQRIVRPLEDQVSVINGVDRVVSQCQENLGSTTIRFRYGTDTDVAAADVRDALDRAKAEFPDDVEPPSIYKLDIGSMPVVTIGITGSRPPRDLRKLVEDSIKPVLGQVPGVASVAVSGGEVREIQILADRERLDAAQLSISELAQQIVAQNLDVPAGNIKEGVRDYSVRALGQFKSMDEIRNLRLNTARGSVPLSDLATVLDTVEEPSSLARTNGKAAVAISVLKQSDANTVSVVDGVKKKLEFLLGTEQKSGTMSRDLKAVIAYDASKRVREAIYDVRDSLMWGALLAAIVVFLFLHNFRGTIIVALAIPTCLIATFLPIGMGFGFTLNMIVMLGLALSVGILVDDSIVVLENIDRHLQMGEQPAIAAYNGRTEIGAAAVALTAVDVVVYIPVAMMGGIVGRFFFPFGITVFTCTIFSLLIAFTLTPMLASWWYQRTDRRVGHRLGLLTRFFGLFDAAYLRLEHAYVWLLKRAVAHPYITVGVGFAALALILMGVGPRLGFEFFPRSDEGRVAISIETAVGTRIEETDRITRQIETLLEDKQKYPEVTDIQATVGSGAGSMLGVGDVGSRFASVDITMTGRKERVRQKQRSDEGLATDLRTALARIPSATIKVTAGASDGGPSGNAIELNILGDDVEARDRAAARLQRDLAQEKGFHYVELSSKAGRPEVHATIDRLRAADQGLTVQQVAGAVRTAFAGDTSSKYRESGDEYDIRVEFRELDRSNVTDVGNLFVGRSATGQPVRLRDVADIQMSSGPSRIERYNRQRKVTLSASLASDLPGGQAQKIVQGLADKIQVPGVTFDWTGEIQMMQESFGYMGQAMLLAVILIYLVTAALYNSILEPLNIMLTLPMALVGAFLGLYLCHMNISVVAIIGLIMLMGIVGKNAILVVDYTNTMRKRGMSRTEALLTAGPHRMQPVLMTTMACVTAMVPTAVAMNEGSEWRSPMAVVVIFGLLVATVLSLIIVPASYCIWDSIGTFFSTGASRLISKWSGAEQAFDKHGRPKGGDS
- the rpmH gene encoding 50S ribosomal protein L34; the protein is MKRTYQPKRRPRLRKMGFMARMATKSGRRTIARRRAKGRVRLAVV
- a CDS encoding response regulator — translated: MDKKRILVVDDERHIVRLVQVNLERAGYEVLTAFDGVEALEKVKNEMPDMVVLDVMMPRMDGFEVLKNLQSDPRFQNIPVIMLTAKAQDADIFKGWASGVSSYLTKPFNPRELLVFVERIFQSMDEPPTDDESVWEV
- the thiL gene encoding thiamine-phosphate kinase; this encodes MTLFDLGEFGFIEQLRQMASGAAPGLAVAIGDDCAIIEVGDDRLAVTTDAMVEGRHFRLDWLTAREVGARAMAAALSDVVAMGAAPQYSFVSLGLSPDWPAERALELARGLVEQAEAHGAGLAGGDTVAADQAFVDVVAIGRCREHLWLRSGAQAGDGLYVTGALGGPAAAVAARLAGLEPGACWERYAHPQPRVREAAQLEPLGLVHGAMDISDGLVQDAGHLCEQSGVGIIIRAAQVPVHAGVAQIAERLRHDPLQYALSGGEEFELLFTAPPGALAELQAAVAIPVHQIGEVVAGGSVLVLDETGGEVSLPSTGWDHFRQRTE
- the yidD gene encoding membrane protein insertion efficiency factor YidD translates to MLCQALIGLIRLYQRCSRLLPGVCRFRPTCSEYMIQALQVHGVVRGLGLGLWRIMRCNPFVPGGDDPVPPRRHAETNSPTE
- the rnpA gene encoding ribonuclease P protein component, which encodes MTTLPTGVAGSRRIKAEALRRRSDFDRIYRQGRRFRGKFVTAIVLSGPIEPGLRVAYVVSRKVAKQAVRRNCLRRRLREALRNLLRDHGLTGHPDIILIASVEALKASYWDLVAEVRELLGRARVWGQPAAAEGGG